One genomic region from Vibrio cyclitrophicus encodes:
- a CDS encoding response regulator — translation MFRFYRKQKFKRLQNTLMLAFLVLSITPVTLIAIFFLQSHSQDLQEQSTSHLVSVRDTKQQQIVDYLQAQESQVMGFVRSELANASGGRFYGLINAFQRLGLDIDEARSNAQQRYIQGSGDQIKTSILPESSSFIGSERYRLLHKRYHNAYLELLKRSDFDDILLVDINGNVAYSVFKNDDYGTNLLTGKYKDSNLGVTFQRLAKDVKDKRKSNEDYTPVIVSDFKDEDGKQTAWLGAPIVQQGYLHSYAMFRLPINGITKLIADLNKRSNIQTLLVGDDHLPRSLAHSQESINLSLDVVDKALAGETAVGTFDNTQDQAIIAAYTPIDLKYATWALVVELPEKEAFARIHQLEKIFVIVMLTAIILVFVASHYLSNFITSPLLKLTWAAEKVSAGDLDETMINTERKDEIGRLAVSFERMQRSIRDKMQLIKSQNDELEDNLKTIQKQNEELQLANKLKDEFLATTSHELRTPLHGMVGIAEALISGANGPIPASQKYQLDIIINSGQRLATLVDDLLDYHKMRYGSLDIKKSAVDLSAATSLVLELSHHLLGNKPIRIINQVPSDLGLVSSDPQRLEQVMYNLVGNAIKYTSEGKIVISASVIDDNIRVQVVDTGQGIPAEYLEHIFEPLIQAGQDSSNYRQGAGLGLSISRQLIELMGGSLYVSSQPMLGTTFSFTLPLATQQELDSYNESGSYSHFQAPDLIDNSQQENSVINEDPNGPLLVIADDEPVNLRVLDSFLKLEGYRVRTACDGPETIELIEKEKPELLLLDIMMPGMSGYQVCEALRKRYDHAQLPIIMLTALNQAEDRVRGFEAGANDYLSKPFNKQELAARITAHLSASKAEQRRLENDQLQLELKHRAMVEANLLETQGRLLEQLESAPEAIICIRDDQRIRFANEAAAKLFRRGQEQLKRSMADEIIAPKYLKVEQAHYCGDIDIYIDDTRQRIPSDILKLPEGSGLDTMYIFNVGGGVNSNRVNNLETAVEALSSYAFEGDKDKLQQLKELGGEFTRLADKASGEGKNKQELMREVLVDVMTNAIIYWESVTGETKFAFAEKSGLWRVYLDRSTLQTRTLDKYLRVETLPKTPRWRTVLSSIEFILEHCKEQTPERTHIEMLRDKLQKLLTS, via the coding sequence ATGTTTAGATTCTATCGTAAGCAGAAGTTTAAGCGCCTTCAAAATACCCTAATGTTGGCATTTCTTGTCCTCAGTATTACACCAGTGACACTTATCGCGATATTTTTCCTCCAATCGCACAGTCAGGATCTTCAGGAACAAAGCACCTCACACCTTGTTTCGGTTCGTGATACTAAGCAGCAGCAAATTGTCGATTACCTGCAAGCTCAAGAATCCCAAGTCATGGGCTTTGTTCGCTCAGAATTGGCCAATGCCAGTGGCGGACGCTTTTATGGTTTGATCAACGCCTTCCAGCGTCTCGGTTTAGATATTGACGAGGCACGTAGCAATGCTCAGCAACGCTACATCCAAGGCTCCGGTGATCAAATTAAAACATCGATTCTTCCAGAATCCAGCAGCTTTATAGGCAGTGAACGTTATCGTCTGCTGCACAAGCGCTACCATAACGCTTACCTAGAGCTGCTTAAACGCTCCGATTTTGACGATATCTTATTGGTTGATATTAACGGCAATGTGGCTTATTCGGTGTTTAAAAATGACGATTACGGCACCAATTTGCTGACTGGAAAATACAAAGATTCAAATCTCGGTGTTACCTTTCAACGCTTAGCAAAAGACGTAAAAGACAAACGTAAATCCAACGAAGATTACACGCCCGTTATTGTTTCCGACTTTAAAGACGAAGACGGAAAACAAACCGCATGGTTAGGTGCGCCTATCGTACAACAGGGCTATCTACACAGTTATGCGATGTTTAGACTACCGATTAACGGCATTACTAAGCTGATCGCCGATTTAAATAAGCGCTCAAATATTCAAACCCTTTTGGTTGGTGACGATCACTTGCCTCGCAGCCTTGCGCACTCACAAGAGTCGATTAATTTGAGTTTGGATGTTGTCGATAAGGCACTTGCCGGTGAAACAGCCGTTGGGACGTTTGATAACACTCAAGATCAAGCGATCATCGCAGCCTACACTCCTATTGATCTTAAATACGCAACATGGGCTTTGGTCGTGGAACTTCCAGAAAAAGAAGCCTTTGCTCGTATTCATCAGCTAGAAAAGATCTTCGTGATCGTTATGCTAACAGCGATCATTCTTGTATTTGTCGCATCGCATTATCTGTCTAACTTTATCACTTCCCCACTACTTAAACTGACGTGGGCTGCCGAGAAAGTCTCGGCGGGAGATCTTGATGAAACCATGATCAATACCGAACGCAAAGATGAAATAGGTCGCTTGGCGGTGAGTTTCGAAAGAATGCAGCGATCGATTCGTGACAAAATGCAGCTGATCAAGAGCCAAAACGATGAACTAGAGGACAACCTTAAGACCATTCAAAAGCAAAACGAAGAGTTGCAACTGGCCAATAAACTGAAAGATGAGTTCTTAGCCACCACCTCACATGAATTGAGAACGCCATTGCATGGCATGGTTGGTATTGCTGAAGCGCTGATATCTGGTGCCAACGGCCCTATTCCTGCCAGCCAGAAATACCAACTGGATATCATCATCAATAGTGGTCAGAGATTGGCAACATTGGTTGATGATCTTCTCGATTATCACAAAATGCGTTATGGCAGCTTGGACATTAAAAAGTCAGCGGTTGACCTGTCGGCTGCCACCAGCTTGGTACTTGAGTTATCTCATCACCTGTTAGGTAACAAACCAATCCGTATCATTAACCAAGTGCCGAGTGATTTAGGGCTCGTTTCATCCGATCCTCAACGACTTGAGCAAGTCATGTATAACTTGGTTGGCAATGCTATCAAGTACACATCCGAAGGCAAGATTGTTATCTCAGCAAGCGTTATCGACGACAACATTCGTGTACAAGTTGTCGATACAGGTCAAGGTATCCCAGCAGAATACCTTGAACACATCTTTGAACCACTGATTCAAGCAGGCCAAGATTCAAGTAACTATCGCCAAGGTGCAGGGCTTGGGTTATCCATTAGCCGTCAGCTCATTGAACTAATGGGCGGCTCGTTGTACGTGAGTAGTCAACCAATGCTTGGGACAACCTTCAGCTTCACATTACCTCTAGCTACCCAACAAGAATTGGATAGTTACAATGAATCAGGGAGCTACTCACACTTCCAAGCGCCAGATTTAATTGATAACTCTCAGCAAGAAAACAGTGTTATCAACGAAGACCCTAATGGTCCGTTGTTAGTGATTGCTGACGATGAGCCAGTCAACCTGCGCGTGCTAGACAGCTTCTTAAAATTGGAAGGTTACCGAGTTCGTACCGCATGTGACGGCCCTGAAACCATTGAACTGATTGAGAAAGAGAAACCAGAGCTACTTCTGCTCGATATCATGATGCCAGGTATGAGCGGCTATCAGGTTTGTGAAGCACTTCGTAAGCGATACGATCATGCACAGTTACCAATCATCATGCTAACGGCACTCAACCAAGCAGAAGACCGTGTTCGAGGTTTCGAAGCAGGTGCCAATGACTACTTATCTAAACCGTTCAACAAACAAGAACTGGCCGCTCGAATTACAGCGCATCTATCAGCAAGTAAAGCCGAACAGAGACGCCTTGAAAACGACCAACTGCAACTGGAACTCAAGCATAGAGCTATGGTTGAAGCTAACCTGTTGGAAACTCAAGGTCGACTGCTAGAACAACTAGAATCAGCCCCTGAAGCCATTATATGTATTCGTGATGACCAACGTATTCGCTTCGCCAACGAAGCGGCAGCGAAACTATTTAGACGTGGACAAGAACAACTCAAGCGTTCAATGGCCGACGAGATAATCGCGCCTAAATATCTTAAAGTGGAACAAGCCCATTACTGTGGTGATATTGATATCTACATAGATGACACACGTCAGCGCATACCAAGTGATATCCTTAAGCTACCTGAAGGCTCAGGGCTCGACACAATGTATATCTTTAATGTGGGTGGTGGTGTTAACTCAAACCGAGTTAATAATCTTGAAACCGCGGTTGAAGCACTTTCAAGCTACGCCTTTGAAGGTGACAAAGATAAACTACAACAGCTCAAGGAACTTGGCGGTGAGTTTACTCGCCTTGCTGATAAAGCGAGCGGTGAAGGTAAAAACAAACAAGAACTGATGCGTGAAGTACTAGTCGATGTCATGACTAATGCCATCATCTACTGGGAGTCTGTTACTGGTGAAACCAAGTTTGCCTTCGCAGAGAAAAGTGGGTTGTGGCGCGTCTATTTAGACCGCAGCACCCTGCAAACTCGAACGCTAGACAAATACCTACGCGTCGAAACCCTACCGAAAACGCCTCGCTGGCGAACGGTACTAAGCTCAATCGAATTCATACTTGAGCACTGTAAAGAACAAACACCAGAAAGAACTCATATTGAGATGCTAAGGGATAAACTACAGAAACTACTGACTAGTTAA